A genome region from Desulfobacterales bacterium includes the following:
- the ahbC gene encoding 12,18-didecarboxysiroheme deacetylase, with amino-acid sequence MIGISKLYCGTVEPSDALRYGRHSGKLPSHLLQFSKDKRPVVVWNATQRCNLKCVHCYAHAKALANDNELSTSEGKELIDDLAQYGAPVILFSGGEPLVRKDLPELAGYAVDKGMRAVISTNGTLISAKMARTLKRIGLSYVGISLDGMQEINDRFRGVSGAFESAMGGIKNCQDAGIKVGLRFTINKFNVDEIPHIFHLIEEMDIPRVCFYHLVYAGRGSELVKEDLTHEATRSAVDLIIDETKRLHDIGKPKEVLTVDNHADGPYIYLRLRKEDPQRAKDVLELLQWNEGNNSGRGIGCVSWDGEVHPDQFWRHCSLGNVRQKAFSEIWADLSNPLLEKLKEKKKHVKGRCADCRWLDICGGNFRVRAEATTGDLWSPDPACYLTDEEIGLTDK; translated from the coding sequence ATGATTGGAATATCCAAACTTTACTGTGGCACGGTGGAACCCTCTGATGCGCTGCGTTACGGACGCCATTCGGGCAAACTACCGTCCCATCTGCTGCAATTTTCTAAAGACAAGCGACCGGTGGTCGTCTGGAACGCAACCCAGCGCTGCAATCTCAAATGCGTGCACTGTTACGCCCATGCCAAAGCATTGGCAAATGATAATGAACTGAGCACAAGCGAAGGCAAGGAGCTCATTGATGATCTGGCGCAATATGGCGCACCGGTTATACTTTTTTCCGGCGGTGAGCCGCTGGTGCGCAAAGACCTGCCCGAGTTGGCCGGTTATGCGGTCGACAAAGGCATGCGGGCGGTGATTTCGACCAATGGCACCCTGATCAGCGCCAAGATGGCGCGCACCCTAAAACGGATTGGCTTGTCCTATGTCGGCATCAGTCTGGACGGTATGCAGGAGATCAACGACCGCTTTCGAGGTGTCAGCGGCGCTTTTGAATCTGCTATGGGCGGTATTAAAAACTGCCAGGATGCCGGCATCAAAGTAGGGCTGCGCTTTACGATCAACAAGTTTAATGTTGATGAAATTCCCCATATATTTCATCTGATCGAAGAAATGGACATCCCCCGGGTGTGTTTCTACCACCTGGTTTATGCCGGCCGCGGCAGCGAATTGGTCAAAGAAGACCTGACTCATGAGGCAACCCGTTCTGCGGTGGATCTGATTATCGACGAAACCAAGCGCCTGCATGACATCGGAAAACCCAAAGAGGTGTTGACCGTCGATAACCATGCCGACGGGCCTTACATTTATTTAAGGCTTCGCAAAGAAGATCCGCAACGGGCCAAGGATGTTTTGGAACTGCTGCAGTGGAATGAAGGCAATAACTCCGGTCGCGGTATCGGCTGTGTCAGCTGGGACGGCGAGGTCCATCCGGATCAATTCTGGCGCCATTGCAGTCTGGGCAACGTGCGCCAAAAAGCATTTTCTGAAATCTGGGCCGATCTGTCAAACCCGCTGCTGGAAAAACTCAAGGAAAAGAAAAAGCATGTCAAAGGCCGCTGCGCGGATTGCCGCTGGCTGGATATCTGCGGCGGCAATTTTAGAGTGCGCGCGGAAGCCACTACCGGGGATTTGTGGTCCCCGGACCCGGCGTGCTATTTGACCGACGAGGAAATCGGCTTGACAGACAAGTAG
- the hemB gene encoding porphobilinogen synthase, with translation MLFPDYRPRRLRRNEAFRRMIRETHLMVDDLILPLFAINGRNVRNPIESMPGHFQLSIDQLIKTATSAHKLGIPAIMLFGIPDAKDPLATRAYAADGIVQKATRALKDKLPELVVITDVCLCQYTDHGHCGVVEGHTVDNDASLDLLAQTALSHAKAGADMVAPSDMMDGRVAEIRNILDENDFSQIPIMSYAAKYCSAYYGPFRSAADSAPQFGDRRTYQLDPANAVEAIREVSMDVEEGADIVMVKPALAYLDIICRVREEFDLPVAAYNVSGEFAMIKAAEKMGWIDGPKVMLETLTAMKRAGADMILTYFAMDAAKVLNP, from the coding sequence ATGCTGTTTCCAGACTATAGGCCCAGGCGCCTGCGGCGAAACGAAGCTTTTCGCCGCATGATTCGTGAAACCCACCTGATGGTCGACGATCTTATCCTACCTCTGTTTGCGATTAACGGCCGCAATGTTCGCAACCCCATTGAATCCATGCCCGGACATTTTCAGCTGTCTATTGATCAGTTGATTAAGACCGCGACTTCAGCTCACAAACTGGGGATACCCGCGATCATGCTTTTTGGCATACCGGATGCCAAGGATCCACTCGCAACCCGTGCGTATGCTGCTGACGGCATCGTTCAGAAAGCCACGCGGGCTCTCAAGGACAAGCTGCCGGAGCTGGTGGTCATCACCGATGTGTGCCTGTGCCAGTATACCGACCACGGCCATTGCGGTGTCGTGGAAGGGCACACTGTTGACAATGATGCCAGTCTGGATCTTCTGGCCCAAACGGCATTGTCGCATGCCAAAGCCGGTGCCGATATGGTGGCCCCTTCGGATATGATGGATGGCCGTGTGGCCGAAATTCGCAATATACTTGATGAAAATGATTTTAGCCAAATACCAATTATGTCATATGCCGCCAAGTACTGCTCGGCGTATTACGGTCCCTTCCGAAGCGCCGCGGATTCAGCCCCGCAATTTGGCGATCGGCGCACCTATCAGTTGGACCCGGCCAATGCGGTTGAAGCCATCCGCGAGGTTTCGATGGACGTGGAAGAAGGTGCGGATATCGTCATGGTAAAACCGGCACTGGCGTATTTGGATATTATTTGCCGGGTTAGAGAAGAATTTGATTTGCCGGTGGCGGCCTACAATGTCAGCGGCGAGTTTGCGATGATAAAAGCAGCTGAAAAAATGGGCTGGATCGACGGCCCCAAAGTGATGTTGGAAACATTGACCGCCATGAAACGCGCCGGCGCTGATATGATTTTGACTTATTTTGCGATGGATGCTGCCAAAGTGCTTAACCCTTAA
- the ahbD gene encoding heme b synthase, translated as MMNAKPPHPHTGKKKNELRLVAWETTRNCNLACVHCRASADMGPHEGELGTEEALRLLDQIAEVAKPIIILTGGEPLLRSDIFDLARHGTELGLRMVMALNGTLVTEKIARQLVDSGIQRISVSLDGSNAETHDRFRQVKGAFEGTLRGIELIKNAGLEFQINTTITKTNLDQIPAIQDLAVEVGAVAHHIFLLVPTGRGKYIVDQAIDAAEYERTLNWFYDQRATTPLQLKATCAPHYYRILRQRAKEEGISVNFETHGLDAVTRGCLGGIGFCFISHQGIVQPCGYLDLNCGDVRQISFADIWNQSDIFLELRDYDKLKGKCGPCEYKRVCGGCRARAYEATGDFMREEPLCSYEPRSKKG; from the coding sequence ATGATGAACGCAAAGCCCCCCCACCCGCATACCGGAAAAAAAAAGAACGAGTTGCGCCTGGTTGCCTGGGAAACAACCCGCAATTGTAATTTGGCTTGTGTCCACTGCCGGGCGTCGGCTGACATGGGACCTCACGAGGGCGAATTGGGCACTGAAGAGGCCCTGCGTCTGTTGGATCAGATTGCTGAAGTCGCCAAACCGATCATCATTCTAACCGGCGGCGAGCCTTTGCTGCGCTCCGACATTTTTGATTTGGCCCGCCATGGCACCGAGCTGGGTTTGCGCATGGTGATGGCGCTAAACGGCACCCTGGTTACTGAAAAAATAGCCCGCCAATTGGTCGACTCGGGTATTCAACGCATCAGTGTCAGTTTAGACGGTTCGAACGCTGAAACCCATGATCGTTTTCGGCAGGTTAAAGGCGCTTTCGAAGGCACCCTGCGAGGCATCGAGCTCATTAAAAACGCCGGCCTGGAATTTCAAATCAACACCACCATCACCAAGACCAACCTTGATCAGATCCCGGCCATCCAGGATCTGGCTGTTGAAGTGGGTGCCGTGGCGCATCATATTTTTTTACTGGTTCCCACCGGTCGCGGCAAATATATTGTTGATCAGGCGATCGATGCCGCCGAATATGAGCGCACCCTGAACTGGTTCTATGATCAGAGAGCCACGACACCGCTGCAGCTAAAAGCCACTTGTGCGCCCCATTATTATCGTATTCTCAGACAGCGTGCCAAAGAAGAAGGCATCTCCGTTAACTTTGAAACCCATGGACTCGATGCGGTTACCCGCGGATGTTTGGGCGGCATTGGTTTTTGCTTTATCTCCCATCAGGGAATCGTTCAACCCTGCGGCTATCTGGATTTAAATTGCGGTGATGTGCGACAGATATCCTTTGCTGACATATGGAATCAATCGGATATCTTTTTGGAGTTGCGCGATTACGATAAGTTGAAAGGAAAATGCGGGCCCTGTGAATATAAACGTGTCTGCGGTGGCTGCCGTGCGCGGGCCTACGAGGCGACCGGCGATTTCATGCGCGAAGAGCCGCTTTGCAGTTACGAGCCCCGTTCGAAAAAGGGTTAA
- a CDS encoding CBS and ACT domain-containing protein, translating to MKIQSLMIADPITIGPHASVSEAIELMKANSIRHLPVVTSGNRLEGFLTLADLKQGLIPSMLGDVSLDDLMIKNPITVSPDDDIELAAMLIYNHKIGGMPVVNEGQLVGIVTATDMLRAFIDMMGILSTTSRIDVILGDQPATFKRAMQIINDQGGDIISVSMTPQQKSKRVYYFRLSACKTDVIEKALSKEGFEVLAAMD from the coding sequence ATGAAAATTCAATCGTTAATGATTGCGGATCCCATCACCATTGGTCCCCACGCATCGGTCAGTGAGGCCATTGAGCTGATGAAAGCCAACTCTATTCGGCATCTGCCGGTGGTGACCAGCGGCAATCGGCTCGAAGGTTTCCTGACACTGGCCGATTTAAAGCAGGGCCTGATCCCATCGATGCTGGGTGATGTCTCTTTGGATGATTTGATGATTAAAAATCCGATTACCGTCAGCCCCGATGATGATATCGAATTGGCAGCCATGTTGATATACAATCACAAAATCGGCGGGATGCCGGTTGTCAATGAAGGGCAGTTGGTGGGAATCGTAACCGCCACAGACATGCTGCGCGCCTTTATCGACATGATGGGCATTTTATCGACCACTTCGCGCATCGATGTGATTTTAGGCGATCAGCCCGCCACCTTTAAAAGGGCCATGCAGATCATCAACGACCAGGGCGGTGATATTATCAGCGTTAGTATGACACCCCAGCAGAAAAGCAAACGGGTTTATTATTTTCGTTTGTCCGCCTGCAAAACGGATGTAATCGAAAAGGCATTGTCCAAGGAAGGGTTTGAAGTCCTGGCGGCAATGGATTAA
- a CDS encoding ComEC/Rec2 family competence protein, producing MPGQVYSRPIAALVFALMGGITLGPQFAGYSVGAVIIIILSAALTGFNIWRRKATRWLPLILFVALGYASIQPWVSPSLPNHHIDSYSDETRWQISGEVLSHPREFKYLQRFVLRADSLAYKKTTYPVHGRVRVTVRGRGPAIAKGDRVVFHSRLRRPRNFNNPGGFNFQRYMAFKGICRTAYTRGDRLLVVQKAVAVDLSHQLTTARRSMATLIDSAGREPSTAVLKALIIGDRAAISTQLRNQFNRAGVGHLLAISGLHIGIVATVAFFLFQRLLRFMPPLLWRAWTRKGAAIFSLLPVFSYGLISGMSPSTQRAVIMVSAFLLTFVVERERDALNILALAAFIILIIYPPSLFSISFQLSFMAVLSILFGVSLIKQAKADAQSRPANGLVHQMGRKALDFFLVSVFAICGTLPLVMFYFNQISLIGLLANFMFVPLVGFGVIPCGLLALFVYPFSSQLALIGVKICVLVLDIVLPLIGFVADLPFAAIKTITPSLLEIICYYLLGWALLRHLYPQPASPEPHLQSGAFTETDPSADDHRLDRFKRNLFFTRLKAIFSWLSARFASKKYIIVGLGVVLVLLVDAGYWIGQRYWDDDLRITYLDVGQGNAALLELPGGHTALIDGGGFSDNTAFDMGARVIAPFLLRKKIRTIDTLVLSHPNSDHLNGLIYIAEHFNVKNIWTNGETRNTAGYRHFRNVIERQQLSVPDFKQLDRRHKVNGVEFCFLYPPTNFLARKVSDKWRNTNNNSLVLKISFGNISFLFPGDIMLEAEKELVELAASELACDVLLVPHHGSRSSSSPPFLAAVQPKIAVISAGWQNRFRFPHPTVTDAYREMGCRILRTDRNGAIQIRTDGHGLTVKPFISLDVPP from the coding sequence ATGCCGGGGCAGGTTTATTCACGACCCATCGCAGCCCTTGTGTTTGCGTTGATGGGCGGCATTACGCTGGGGCCTCAATTTGCAGGCTATAGCGTTGGCGCTGTCATCATCATTATTTTGAGCGCCGCGTTAACGGGGTTCAATATCTGGCGCCGCAAAGCAACCCGCTGGTTACCGCTTATTCTTTTTGTCGCTCTGGGGTATGCCTCCATCCAACCCTGGGTTTCACCCAGCTTGCCCAACCATCACATCGATTCTTATTCCGATGAAACCCGCTGGCAGATCAGCGGTGAGGTGTTGAGCCATCCACGCGAATTCAAATATCTTCAAAGATTTGTTTTGCGGGCCGACAGCTTGGCATACAAGAAAACCACCTATCCAGTGCACGGTCGAGTCCGGGTTACGGTGCGCGGTCGGGGACCTGCGATTGCCAAAGGGGATCGGGTGGTATTTCATAGCCGCCTGCGGCGGCCACGAAACTTCAACAATCCGGGTGGTTTTAATTTCCAACGCTACATGGCCTTTAAGGGTATCTGTCGCACGGCATATACCCGGGGCGATCGGCTGCTGGTGGTACAAAAAGCTGTCGCCGTGGATCTATCCCATCAACTCACCACAGCTCGCCGGTCGATGGCGACCCTTATCGACTCTGCCGGTCGGGAACCATCGACTGCTGTCTTAAAAGCCCTGATCATAGGTGATCGCGCTGCCATATCGACCCAGCTGCGCAACCAATTTAACCGTGCCGGGGTCGGGCATCTATTGGCCATATCGGGTCTCCATATTGGCATCGTGGCAACCGTCGCTTTTTTCCTTTTTCAGCGGCTTTTGCGCTTCATGCCGCCATTGCTCTGGCGGGCCTGGACCCGTAAAGGCGCCGCTATCTTTTCCTTGTTGCCGGTTTTCAGCTATGGACTGATATCAGGGATGTCGCCCTCAACCCAGCGAGCGGTCATCATGGTGAGCGCGTTTTTGCTCACTTTCGTAGTCGAGCGCGAGCGCGATGCGCTCAATATCCTGGCGCTGGCGGCATTTATCATTCTGATCATTTACCCACCCTCTCTCTTTTCGATCTCGTTTCAGTTGTCTTTTATGGCGGTGCTGTCGATTCTTTTCGGCGTATCACTCATCAAACAGGCTAAAGCTGATGCCCAAAGCCGTCCTGCAAACGGGTTGGTCCATCAAATGGGCCGTAAAGCGCTGGATTTCTTTCTGGTATCTGTATTTGCCATCTGTGGCACATTGCCGCTGGTGATGTTTTATTTCAATCAGATCTCGCTGATCGGATTGCTGGCCAATTTTATGTTTGTGCCGCTGGTGGGCTTTGGGGTGATCCCCTGCGGCTTGCTAGCCCTTTTTGTATATCCGTTTAGCAGCCAGCTGGCTTTGATCGGCGTGAAAATCTGCGTACTTGTGCTGGACATCGTTTTGCCCCTGATTGGGTTTGTGGCTGATTTGCCGTTTGCCGCCATTAAAACCATCACACCCAGCCTGCTGGAGATCATTTGCTATTATCTGTTGGGCTGGGCCTTGTTGCGTCATTTATATCCCCAGCCCGCATCGCCCGAGCCCCATTTGCAGTCGGGCGCATTTACAGAGACTGACCCATCGGCTGATGACCACCGGTTAGATCGGTTCAAAAGAAATCTTTTTTTTACAAGGCTGAAAGCGATTTTTAGCTGGTTATCTGCCCGCTTTGCATCGAAAAAATACATCATTGTCGGCTTGGGGGTGGTCCTGGTGCTGCTTGTCGATGCAGGTTACTGGATCGGCCAACGCTATTGGGATGATGATCTGCGGATCACCTATTTAGACGTCGGGCAGGGTAACGCAGCCCTTTTGGAACTGCCGGGCGGTCATACGGCCTTAATTGATGGCGGCGGTTTTTCAGACAACACGGCCTTTGACATGGGTGCGCGGGTAATTGCACCGTTTTTATTGCGCAAGAAAATCCGCACGATCGATACGCTGGTTCTCTCGCACCCCAACAGCGATCACCTCAATGGTTTAATTTACATCGCCGAGCATTTTAACGTGAAAAACATCTGGACCAACGGTGAAACCCGCAACACAGCGGGTTATCGGCACTTTCGCAACGTAATTGAGCGCCAACAGCTGTCCGTGCCGGATTTTAAGCAGCTGGACCGCCGGCATAAGGTCAACGGGGTGGAATTTTGCTTTTTGTATCCGCCGACCAATTTTTTGGCGCGCAAAGTCTCAGACAAATGGCGCAACACCAATAACAATTCCCTGGTTTTGAAAATATCATTTGGCAACATCTCGTTTCTTTTTCCGGGAGATATTATGCTTGAAGCCGAGAAAGAGCTGGTCGAATTGGCAGCTTCTGAATTGGCCTGCGATGTGCTGCTGGTTCCCCATCACGGGAGCCGTTCGTCGAGCTCGCCACCTTTTTTAGCCGCTGTCCAACCCAAAATCGCCGTCATCTCGGCGGGCTGGCAGAACCGGTTTCGCTTTCCGCATCCCACTGTAACGGATGCCTATCGAGAAATGGGCTGCCGCATTTTACGCACCGATCGCAATGGTGCCATCCAAATCAGGACCGACGGACACGGTTTGACAGTCAAACCCTTCATATCATTGGATGTCCCGCCTTGA
- the murA gene encoding UDP-N-acetylglucosamine 1-carboxyvinyltransferase, with protein sequence MDKIIVEGGRSLKGQVRISGAKNAALPILVSSLLAEGSNTYSNVPQLQDIESIKALLCNLGARAEGHGDTVHVDTGRILSYEAPYDLVRKMRASILVLGPMLARLQKATVSLPGGCAIGARPINLHLKGLAQLGADIHLEHGYVRAEAKKLKGADIYFDTVTVTGTENLMMAAVLAEGTTVLRNAAREPEVVALAEVLTKMGADVQGAGTAVMTINGVTSLKPVSVKIIPDRIETGTFMIAAALTHGDVTLVDCNPEHVRASIHKLRRAGVKISTEENTIHVHGNDEITSVDVETQPYPGFPTDMQAQFMVLMCVANGTSMITETIFENRFIHVSELERMGADIKISGHTAMVKGVSGLSAAPVMATDLRASASLILAGLVAEGQTEVNRVYHLDRGYETIEKKFSQLGAAIKRIK encoded by the coding sequence ATGGATAAGATTATTGTTGAAGGCGGCCGTTCGCTGAAAGGGCAGGTGCGGATCAGTGGGGCTAAAAATGCAGCCCTGCCGATTCTGGTCTCATCATTGCTGGCCGAAGGGTCCAATACCTATTCCAATGTGCCTCAATTGCAGGACATCGAAAGTATTAAAGCGCTGCTATGCAATTTGGGAGCACGCGCGGAGGGGCACGGTGATACGGTCCATGTAGATACCGGTCGAATTCTCAGCTACGAAGCGCCTTATGACCTGGTTCGAAAAATGCGGGCGTCCATTCTGGTTTTAGGCCCCATGCTGGCGCGCCTGCAAAAGGCCACTGTTTCTTTGCCGGGCGGATGTGCCATCGGAGCCCGTCCGATCAATCTGCATTTAAAAGGACTGGCTCAGCTGGGCGCTGACATTCATCTGGAGCATGGTTATGTCCGCGCGGAAGCCAAAAAGTTAAAAGGGGCAGACATCTATTTTGATACCGTCACGGTCACCGGTACCGAAAACCTGATGATGGCGGCTGTTTTAGCTGAGGGCACCACTGTTTTACGCAATGCCGCTCGTGAGCCTGAGGTTGTGGCGCTGGCCGAAGTGCTCACTAAAATGGGTGCTGATGTCCAGGGCGCTGGCACCGCCGTGATGACCATAAATGGGGTAACCTCTCTAAAGCCGGTATCGGTGAAGATCATCCCGGATCGCATTGAAACGGGCACCTTTATGATCGCCGCGGCGTTGACCCACGGTGACGTGACACTGGTCGATTGTAACCCGGAGCATGTACGCGCCAGTATTCATAAACTGCGACGTGCCGGTGTCAAGATTAGCACTGAGGAAAACACCATTCATGTTCACGGCAATGATGAAATTACCAGTGTCGATGTCGAAACCCAGCCTTACCCGGGCTTTCCAACGGATATGCAGGCGCAGTTCATGGTGCTGATGTGTGTTGCCAATGGGACCAGCATGATTACGGAAACCATCTTTGAAAACCGATTCATCCATGTCAGCGAGCTAGAGCGCATGGGGGCGGATATAAAAATATCAGGCCATACGGCTATGGTAAAAGGTGTGTCCGGGTTATCGGCAGCCCCGGTCATGGCCACCGATTTAAGGGCCAGCGCCTCTCTGATTCTGGCCGGTCTGGTAGCCGAAGGCCAGACCGAAGTCAACCGCGTTTACCATCTGGACCGCGGGTATGAAACCATTGAAAAAAAGTTCAGCCAGTTGGGCGCTGCCATTAAGCGCATTAAATAA
- the nrfD gene encoding polysulfide reductase NrfD — translation MDAALIPKGLKRCPIWQFALWICANGLILAWGVFAMLLVFIKGLNQTNMNNAYGFALWIWADLAVIALGGGAFFTGFLRYLVGKDELKNIINYAVLIGVICYTSALLILSFDVGQPLRNWFIFWHANVHSMLTEVAFCLSAYLGVLIIEYIPMVLENRKLDKIPFFHHLGHNMHEIMAVFAATGAFLSFFHQGSLGGVPGVMFGRPFGFREHILVWPWTFFLFTWSAAAFGPCFTIFITKITEALTRKKLVKDNVIDLLAKISGWMIFTYLIAKTIDTIWWATQTAPARGFTFMEFYTSSPGSWYGLWILFAELVIGGLVPAIILIIPRLRRINALLWIAVFCGVVGVSLNRWVMVLQTLAVPVLPFEDWFAYLPSWQEVATTILPVAYGVIMISISYRYLPIFPQERELNPIDEPAAPTAETSSEPEPDAAGPEPELSPAES, via the coding sequence ATGGATGCTGCATTAATTCCCAAAGGGCTTAAACGATGCCCGATCTGGCAATTTGCTTTGTGGATTTGCGCCAATGGCCTGATTCTGGCCTGGGGTGTTTTTGCCATGCTGCTGGTTTTTATAAAAGGACTCAACCAGACCAACATGAATAACGCTTACGGGTTTGCGTTGTGGATCTGGGCCGACCTGGCGGTCATCGCTCTGGGCGGCGGTGCCTTTTTCACCGGCTTTCTGCGATATCTGGTCGGTAAAGATGAACTCAAAAACATTATCAACTATGCCGTTCTCATCGGCGTCATCTGTTACACTTCGGCCTTGCTGATTCTGAGCTTCGATGTCGGCCAACCCCTGCGGAACTGGTTTATTTTCTGGCATGCCAATGTGCATTCGATGTTGACTGAAGTGGCATTCTGTCTCTCTGCTTACTTGGGTGTGCTGATCATCGAGTATATTCCCATGGTGCTGGAAAACCGCAAGCTCGATAAAATACCGTTTTTTCATCACCTGGGTCACAACATGCATGAAATCATGGCTGTGTTTGCCGCCACCGGCGCCTTTTTGTCCTTTTTTCACCAGGGCTCGCTGGGCGGTGTGCCCGGTGTCATGTTCGGGCGTCCGTTCGGTTTTCGCGAACACATCTTAGTCTGGCCCTGGACCTTTTTTCTGTTCACCTGGTCGGCTGCGGCTTTTGGCCCCTGTTTTACCATTTTTATTACCAAAATCACCGAAGCTTTAACCCGCAAAAAGCTGGTTAAAGACAACGTCATCGACCTGCTGGCTAAAATATCCGGCTGGATGATATTTACTTATCTGATTGCCAAAACCATCGACACCATCTGGTGGGCCACGCAAACCGCCCCCGCCAGAGGCTTCACCTTTATGGAATTTTATACCTCCAGCCCAGGTTCGTGGTACGGTCTCTGGATTCTCTTTGCCGAGCTGGTCATCGGCGGTTTGGTGCCGGCGATCATTTTAATTATCCCCAGGCTCCGCAGGATAAATGCGTTGCTATGGATTGCCGTATTTTGCGGTGTTGTGGGTGTCAGCTTAAACCGCTGGGTAATGGTGCTGCAGACCTTGGCTGTTCCAGTGCTGCCGTTTGAAGACTGGTTTGCCTATCTGCCCAGCTGGCAGGAAGTGGCCACCACTATTTTACCGGTGGCATACGGTGTGATCATGATTTCAATATCGTACCGCTATTTGCCGATTTTTCCCCAGGAAAGGGAATTGAACCCGATTGACGAGCCTGCAGCACCAACTGCTGAAACCAGCTCGGAGCCGGAGCCCGATGCTGCAGGACCGGAACCGGAATTGAGCCCGGCGGAGTCATAG
- a CDS encoding 4Fe-4S dicluster domain-containing protein yields MMKNVEGKKFGMVIDLDKCTGCGACMVACYAENNIPFREDETDKMLSVSWMHVYKLNNGKSFPDYEECFLPRPCQHCEGHEGHSPCVSVCPATATDYDMATGIVSQIYPRCFGCRYCMGACPYHVRQFNWWDPIWPDGMEKLLNPNVSVRMRGVVEKCSFCIHRYQLAMDQAYVEGRREIEEDEYQTACTQACPSGAITFGDLNNPDHKVHQLAKPDPAHHGHSKNPKAFRLLERLGTNTKIYYLTSREWVRKSGDNYLEGEFKSKAHS; encoded by the coding sequence CTGATGAAAAACGTAGAAGGCAAAAAGTTTGGAATGGTGATCGACCTGGACAAGTGCACCGGCTGCGGTGCCTGCATGGTTGCCTGTTATGCGGAAAACAACATTCCATTTCGCGAAGATGAAACTGACAAGATGCTCAGTGTTTCCTGGATGCACGTATACAAACTAAACAACGGCAAATCCTTCCCGGATTACGAAGAATGTTTTCTACCGCGTCCCTGCCAGCACTGTGAAGGCCATGAAGGGCATTCACCGTGTGTGTCGGTTTGTCCGGCGACCGCCACCGACTATGATATGGCCACCGGCATCGTCAGCCAGATTTATCCGCGTTGCTTTGGTTGCCGCTATTGCATGGGGGCCTGCCCCTATCATGTACGCCAGTTTAACTGGTGGGATCCGATCTGGCCAGACGGTATGGAGAAACTGCTCAACCCGAACGTATCGGTGCGCATGCGAGGCGTGGTTGAAAAATGCAGTTTCTGTATACATCGTTACCAGCTGGCCATGGACCAGGCCTATGTGGAGGGACGCCGCGAGATCGAAGAGGATGAATACCAGACAGCTTGCACCCAGGCCTGCCCGTCAGGGGCTATCACCTTTGGTGATTTGAATAACCCTGACCACAAAGTTCATCAGTTGGCAAAGCCCGATCCGGCGCACCACGGCCATTCCAAGAACCCCAAAGCCTTTCGCCTGTTGGAACGTCTGGGCACCAATACCAAAATTTATTATCTGACCAGCCGTGAATGGGTTCGCAAATCCGGTGACAATTACCTGGAGGGTGAATTTAAAAGTAAAGCACACAGCTAA